The genome window CAATGCTGTCGCTTTGATTGAACCGGAACGTAAAGAGTGCGTGATTATTGATGCGCCGGCAGATGCTTATACTTGGGCCCGGGGAGTGGCGGATCGTCACGGCTGCCGAATGACAGCACTCATTTTAACGCACGGGCATTGGGACCACATTCTCGATGGGTGGAAGTTTGCCGAGCAGGGGATTGCAACATACGGGCATGCTGACGATACGCTAATGTTTGGGGAACCGTCCCGGATGGCTAATTACGCGATGCCCGGCCTGGAACTAAAGCCGGTCAGAATCGATCACTGGATTTCGCAGGGGCAAATGCTCAGCTTGCTCGGCACCCAAATGGAGATCCGGCACGTTCCGGGGCATTGCCCGGGCAACATACTTGTCTATCTGGAAAATGAGTCGGCTGCCATTGTGGGCGACGC of Coraliomargarita sinensis contains these proteins:
- a CDS encoding MBL fold metallo-hydrolase, which translates into the protein MIIETQELPPIGTNAVALIEPERKECVIIDAPADAYTWARGVADRHGCRMTALILTHGHWDHILDGWKFAEQGIATYGHADDTLMFGEPSRMANYAMPGLELKPVRIDHWISQGQMLSLLGTQMEIRHVPGHCPGNILVYLENESAAIVGDAIFAGSIGRYDLPGGDFAILDKSIREQIYTLPDATKIYPGHGPTTTVGAEKQGNPFVRA